The DNA region CGTCTTGCTGTCCTCCATCATCGGTGCCGCCATTACGTCGGTGCGGATCGAAGGAGTCCAGCATGAGTTCCAGACCATCCCCGGGCTGAAAGAAGATGCTACCGAGCTCTTCCTCAACCTGAAGGAGCTGGCCGTCAAGATCCTAGACGATAGCGAGGAAGACGATGAGCTTTCCAGCGCAGCGCGGGTGATTCGAGTCGATGCTCGAGGTTCTGGCCGTATCACGGGAGCAGATGTCGTCTGCCCGCCCGATGTTGAGGTCGTCAATCCTGAGTGTTACTTGGCGACGATCTCAGATGAGACTGCGAGCCTGTATATCGAGATGAAGGTAGAGCGAGGGCGTGGCTATGTCATGCCCGATAAGGGAACCAAGACCACCGATATTATCGGTGAGATCCCCGTCCCTGCCGCCTATGGCCCGGTTCGTAAGGTCAACTACACCGTGGATCCCACCCGTGTGGGCAACCGCAATGACTACGAGCGTCTGACCCTGGAGATCACGACCAACGGCACTACCGAGCCTGGTCAAGCCCTCTCGCAGGCAGC from Armatimonas rosea includes:
- a CDS encoding DNA-directed RNA polymerase subunit alpha, giving the protein MAIQETVVPRIETLEQSGLFGKFVVEPLEPGYGVTLGNSLRRVLLSSIIGAAITSVRIEGVQHEFQTIPGLKEDATELFLNLKELAVKILDDSEEDDELSSAARVIRVDARGSGRITGADVVCPPDVEVVNPECYLATISDETASLYIEMKVERGRGYVMPDKGTKTTDIIGEIPVPAAYGPVRKVNYTVDPTRVGNRNDYERLTLEITTNGTTEPGQALSQAAQMLSEYFQRFVDHKGGPMRSSFIIPVGGSLGANGTPDTRIEELDFSVRTYNCLKKATVLTVGELAQMSEVDLMNIRNFGKKSLTEVKEKLNTMGLTLKDSDGYFPGEDDDDED